The Sulfolobus islandicus Y.N.15.51 sequence GAAAATGGGAAATGGATTGTACCAAAAAAGCCAATAATTCTGTATGTTGAAGGAGACGGAATAGGACCGGAAATAACACATGCTGCAATGAAAGTCATAAACAAAGCAGTAGAAAAAGCTTATGGATCTGATAGGGAAATTAAGTGGGTAGAAGTTCTAGCAGGAGATAAGGCAGAAAAGCTAACCGGAAATAGATTTCCTAAAGAGTCAGAGGAATTAATAGAGAAATATAGGGTCTTATTAAAGGGCCCACTAGAAACACCAATAGGCAAAGGTTGGAAATCCATCAATGTGGCAATTAGATTAATGTTGGATCTTTATGCAAATATAAGACCAGTAAAATACATTCCAGGTATAGAAAGCCCCATTAAGAACGCAGATAAGATTGACCTTATAATATTTAGGGAAAATACTGATGATTTATACAGAGGAATAGAGTATCCTTATGACAGTGAACAAGCGAAGAAGATTAGAGATTTTCTAAGAAAGGAGTTGGGAGTAGAAGTGGAGGATGATACTGGAATTGGTATAAAGCTTATCAGTAAATTTAAGACACAAAGAATTGCAAGAATGGCCATAAAGTACGCCATAGACCATAAACGAAAGAAAGTTACAATAATGCATAAAGGTAATGTGATGAAATATACCGAAGGAGCGTTTAGAGAATGGTCATATGAAGTTGCAACAAAAGAATTTAGGGATTATGTAGTTACTGAAGAAGAGGTAACAAAGAACTATAATGGAGTACCTCCTTCTGGGAGGGTTATAATAAATGATAGGATAGCTGATAATATGTTCCAACAGATAATTATCAGACCAGACGAATATGATATAATATTAGCACCTAATGTAAATGGGGATTACATATCAGATGCAGCTGGTGCATTGGTAGGAAACATTGGAATGTTAGGTGGTGCAAATATAGGAGATACTGGAGGTATGTTCGAGGCAATACACGGTACAGCACCTAAATATGCTGGTAAGAATGTTGCAAATCCCACGGGA is a genomic window containing:
- a CDS encoding NADP-dependent isocitrate dehydrogenase codes for the protein MQKIPEDGEVIKFENGKWIVPKKPIILYVEGDGIGPEITHAAMKVINKAVEKAYGSDREIKWVEVLAGDKAEKLTGNRFPKESEELIEKYRVLLKGPLETPIGKGWKSINVAIRLMLDLYANIRPVKYIPGIESPIKNADKIDLIIFRENTDDLYRGIEYPYDSEQAKKIRDFLRKELGVEVEDDTGIGIKLISKFKTQRIARMAIKYAIDHKRKKVTIMHKGNVMKYTEGAFREWSYEVATKEFRDYVVTEEEVTKNYNGVPPSGRVIINDRIADNMFQQIIIRPDEYDIILAPNVNGDYISDAAGALVGNIGMLGGANIGDTGGMFEAIHGTAPKYAGKNVANPTGIIKGGELMLRFMGWDKAADLIDSAIMESIKQKKVTQDLARFMGVRALSTTEYTDELISIIDMLS